One segment of Carcharodon carcharias isolate sCarCar2 chromosome 16, sCarCar2.pri, whole genome shotgun sequence DNA contains the following:
- the LOC121289341 gene encoding ankyrin repeat and SOCS box protein 12-like, translated as MSPMKMSLVDIGKIFSMLQPRNQDENAEVNQINQAVSRNDAELLAELLSQERYSQFINNRSGWGVPGTPLRLAASKGHLSCLEVLLRHGAEVDSLDVKAQTPLFTAVSGRHLHCTRALLRAGANPNGSIYNNCSPVLTAAREGDVDILQALLEYGAEVNVRSKVPEWASNACACSGPLYLASVYRHYDCFRLLLLYGADPDFNCTEQRLLARIKQPKTVLEMCLRYGCGPQYIQLLIDFGANLHLPGHTPVKNTQQNKAAELLARATAQPRSLMSLTRMAIRKSLKLLSGLHSIDQLDIPLILRKYLKHQT; from the exons ATGAGCCCAATGAAGATGAGCCTGGTGGACATCGGTAAGATCTTCTCGATGCTTCAGCCCAGAAATCAAGATGAAAACGCCGAGGTTAATCAGATCAACCAAGCCGTCTCCAGAAATGACGCTGAACTTTTGGCTGAGCTCTTGTCCCAGGAGAGGTACTCTCAGTTTATCAATAACCGGAGTGGCTGGGGGGTCCCGGGTACTCCCCTGCGTTTGGCAGCCTCCAAGGGCCATCTGAGCTGCCTGGAGGTTCTCTTGAGGCATGGCGCCGAGGTAGATAGTTTGGACGTGAAAGCCCAGACCCCTTTGTTCACAGCTGTGAGTGGCAGGCACTTGCACTGCACCCGGGCTCTCCTCAGGGCAGGGGCGAACCCAAATGGAAGCATCTACAACAACTGCTCGCCTGTCCTAACCGCTGCCAGAGAAGGGGATGTGGACATTTTGCAAGCGCTGCTGGAGTATGGGGCTGAAGTCAACGTGCGATCCAAGGTGCCAGAATGGGCCTCTAATGCCTGTGCTTGTAGCGGCCCACTCTATCTTGCTTCAGTGTACAGGCACTATGACTGCTTTCGGCTGCTCCTCCTGTACGGGGCGGACCCCGACTTCAACTGTACAGAGCAGAGACTCTTAGCAAGGATCAAACAACCAAAAACAGTCCTGGAGATGTGCCTCAGGTATGGTTGTGGGCCTCAATACATCCAGCTACTCATAGACTTCGGAGCAAACCTTCACCTGCCAGGCCACACACCTGTAAAAAATACACAGCAGAACAAAGCAGCAGAACTTCTAGCCCGAGCCACAG CTCAGCCGAGATCTTTGATGTCACTCACCAGAATGGCCATCCGCAAGTCCCTCAAGCTATTAAGCGGCCTGCATTCCATTGACCAACTGGACATTCCGCTAATCCTGAGGAAGTACTTGAAGCACCAGACTTGA